The DNA window TAGCCGATGTAGGCGCGGGGCTGAAACTCAGGGGTCCCGCGTGTCGATCACCGTACGGCATCCAAGTCCGCGCAGTCGCGCAATTTCTCGTAGGCCTCCAGCAGCTCGTCGGCACGGTCGCCGGTGGCGAACTCGGGGAGTCCGGACGGGGTGACGACGCCGGGTGCCCACTCGGAGTCGGTGACCTCGCCGTCCGGGCGGACAGCGACGGTGAGGACTCCGGTGCGGGCGGAGATGTTGGTCTTGCGGGAGTACCAGATGAAGTTGCCGAGGCCGTACGAGACGAACGTGTCGCCGTGCATGCCCGAGCCGAGCTGGATGTGGGCGTGGCTGCCGACGATGATCGTGGCTCCGGCCTCGGCGACCTTGTCCGCGAGCTCGCGTTGGAGGTCGGTCGGGCAGCCCTGGTACTCCGTGCCCCAGTGCAGGTAGACCACGACGATGTCGGCGTCCTTCTTGGCGTCGCGGACCGCGCGGACGATGCGGGCGGGGTCGATCGCGACGGCGATGCCGGGGGAGTCGGCTCCGGCCGTCCAGTTGTCCGTCGTCGGGTCGCGGAACGCGTCGGCGCCGAGGACCGCGACCTTGGTGCCGCGGATCGTAGTCTCGTATGGTTTGAAAGCTTCTGTCCTGTTCTTACCGATTCCCACGACGGGGATGGCGCCGTTCTCCTTGGCCTCCAGCGACTCCTCGAGGCCGTCACGCCCGAAGTCGACGCCGTGGTTGTTGGCGAGCGTGACGACATCGATGCCGGCGTTCTTCAGGGCCTCGAGCGCGGTCGGCGGCGTGCGGAACCTGAAGCGCTTCTGCTCCGGTGAGCCTCCGGTGGCGATGGCGGTCTCGAGGTTGACCATCGTGAGATCCGCCTTGGCCGTGTAGTCGCGGAGGTCTCGCAGCGAGTTCTCGGGGTCGTCGAGCAGGGCGCGTACCTGCTCCTCGAAGTGCACGTCGCCGGCGAACGCGAACGTGAGCTCGTCGTCTGCCTTCGGCTTTTCCGGCTGCTCCGGGGACTTGGTCGGGCTCGCTTTCGCGGGGGCCTCGGGCTGGGGCGTCGAGGTCTTGGAGGGGCTGGTCGCGGGCTTGGGCGCCGTCGAGGTCTTCGGCGGGTCGGGTTGGACGTTCACCGGATCCTGGAGGCATCCGGCCAACGAGCTAGCCGCGAGACAGCCGAGCAAAACCACCGTGGCGGCGGGGCCGGGCCGTGAGGGGCGCATGCTCGGAAGGGTAGGAGCACCTTGTGCGGCGGCTGACCGTAGGGTGGTTTGTGACGTCCCGCGAAGATGGAGAGGCCTGTGATGTCCACGATCCAGATGTGGGTCAACGGTCGGCTGGTCGACGACCCGCACGCGGCTGCTTTGGCGCCGACGGACCACGGCCTGACCGTGGGCGACGGGGTGTTCGAGACGCTGAAGGTGACCGGTGTGCCGTTCGCCCTGACCCGGCACCTGGCACGGTTGTCGCGGTCGGCTTCGGGGTTGGGGCTTGGCGAGGTGGATCTGGACTTCGTCCGTCGCGGGGTTGCTGAGGTGCTTGCCGCGTGGCCATCTCCTCTTGGACGACTGCGGATCACGGTGACCGGAGGGCCGGGGCCTCTGGGGTCGGAGCGCGGGTCCGCGGGGCTGACGGTGGTCGTGGCGGTGACGTCGTTGGCAGCTTGGATCTCGTCGACCGCGGTGACGACGGTGCCGTGGGTGCGGAACGAGCGGGGCGCTTTGGCGGGGCTGAAGTCGACCTCGTACGCGGAGAACGTGGTGGCCTTGGCGTACGCGCAGGCTCGGGGTTCTTCGGAGGCTCTGTTCGCGAACACGGTGGGGGACGTGTGCGAGGGAACGGGGTCGAACGTCTTCGTCGTCCTCGGCGGCCGCTTGCTCACGCCGCCGCTGACCTCGGGGTGTCTCGCGGGGGTGACCCGCGAGCTGGTGCTGGAGTGGGCGGGCGGCGAGGAGGCCGACCTGCCTCTGGGTTCGCTGGAGGCGGCGGAGGAGATCTTCCTGACGTCGACGACGCGGGATGTCCAGGCCGTCCACACGCTGGACGGTCGGCCGCTGGTGTCACCGGGGCCGATCACGGCGAAGGCCTTGGAGACGTTCACGCGGATGGCCGCGGAGCACGTCGACCCCTAGACGGGCGGTCGGGTCAATCTGCCTCGTTGCCCCTGTCAGTCACGCGAAAGCCCCGGCTGAGGTAGTTCGGAACGGTGTGCGGGTGCTCGTCGGGAACCGTCCACAGCCACACGCGGGTCGTCGGCGGCCGCCACGCCAGTGCCGTGATCCGGGAGACGAAGTCGCCGCCGATGCCGCGACCTTGGAACTCGGGGATGACACCGATCACGACGATCACGACGTGGCCGTTGCGCTGCCAGCCAACCTCGGCGAACCCGACGGGCCGGTCGGCGACGTTGGCGACCCACGTTCGGATCTCCTTGGGACTCAGCTCCTTCTCCCACTGCCCGGCCGACCACCCACTCCGACCACCGCCATCCGCCCAGATCTCCTTGTACAGCTGGCAAACCGTGGGGGCGGCGGACGCGTCCACCTCCTCGATCCCGAGCTCTGGAATCTCGGCCGCGGCGCGTAGCTGTGCCGGATCGGTCATCTCCAGATTGACGCCGGTTCGTTCCATGGCCAGCACGGTAGTGCTCGTTGCCTAGTTGTGCGTGAGCCATTCGGCGTAGAAGATGCCGAGGCCTGCGGCGACGAGGATGCCGGCGATGATCCAGAAGCGGATCACGATCATGATCTCCGGCCAGCCCTTGTGTTGGTAGTGGAACTGGATCGGCGAGCTCCGGAACAGCCGGCGGGGTGTGCCGGTGAGGCGTCGGGTCAGCTTGAAGTAGCCGCGCTGGATGATCACCGAGGCGTTGCCCGCGACGTACAGGCCGCCGATGACGACGAGCAGCAGTTCGGTCCTCGTCATGATGGCCAGCCCGGCGATGACGCCGCCGAGTCCGAGCGCGCCCGTGTCGCCGATGAAAATCCTTGCGGGGTTGCAGTTCCACCAGAGGAACCCGCCGCACGCGGCCGCCAGCGAGAACGCGAGCACGGCGAGGTCGTACGGGTCGCGCGCCTGGTAGCAGCCAGGCAGGGCGGCCGCGGCGCAGGACTGGTTGAACTGCCAGACGCAGACGATCGTGTAGCCGGCGAAGACCATCGTGCAGGTGCCGGCGGCGAGCCCGTCGAGGCCGTCGACGAGG is part of the Tenggerimyces flavus genome and encodes:
- a CDS encoding CapA family protein, yielding MRPSRPGPAATVVLLGCLAASSLAGCLQDPVNVQPDPPKTSTAPKPATSPSKTSTPQPEAPAKASPTKSPEQPEKPKADDELTFAFAGDVHFEEQVRALLDDPENSLRDLRDYTAKADLTMVNLETAIATGGSPEQKRFRFRTPPTALEALKNAGIDVVTLANNHGVDFGRDGLEESLEAKENGAIPVVGIGKNRTEAFKPYETTIRGTKVAVLGADAFRDPTTDNWTAGADSPGIAVAIDPARIVRAVRDAKKDADIVVVYLHWGTEYQGCPTDLQRELADKVAEAGATIIVGSHAHIQLGSGMHGDTFVSYGLGNFIWYSRKTNISARTGVLTVAVRPDGEVTDSEWAPGVVTPSGLPEFATGDRADELLEAYEKLRDCADLDAVR
- a CDS encoding aminotransferase class IV; protein product: MSTIQMWVNGRLVDDPHAAALAPTDHGLTVGDGVFETLKVTGVPFALTRHLARLSRSASGLGLGEVDLDFVRRGVAEVLAAWPSPLGRLRITVTGGPGPLGSERGSAGLTVVVAVTSLAAWISSTAVTTVPWVRNERGALAGLKSTSYAENVVALAYAQARGSSEALFANTVGDVCEGTGSNVFVVLGGRLLTPPLTSGCLAGVTRELVLEWAGGEEADLPLGSLEAAEEIFLTSTTRDVQAVHTLDGRPLVSPGPITAKALETFTRMAAEHVDP
- the mraY gene encoding phospho-N-acetylmuramoyl-pentapeptide-transferase, producing MKAILLGGGVSLVLSLVLTPLLARFFVRKGLGQPIHVDLPEEHQVKQGTPTMGGTAVIAAATIGYLVAHLVVGALPSASGLLGLFLLVGLGAVGFLDDYVKITRERNLGLRGRTKIVGQVVIGVVFAVLAINLQNEHGLTPASTFLSFVRDLPAVQLGAVVFVLWALFMVSATSNGVNLVDGLDGLAAGTCTMVFAGYTIVCVWQFNQSCAAAALPGCYQARDPYDLAVLAFSLAAACGGFLWWNCNPARIFIGDTGALGLGGVIAGLAIMTRTELLLVVIGGLYVAGNASVIIQRGYFKLTRRLTGTPRRLFRSSPIQFHYQHKGWPEIMIVIRFWIIAGILVAAGLGIFYAEWLTHN
- a CDS encoding GNAT family N-acetyltransferase: MERTGVNLEMTDPAQLRAAAEIPELGIEEVDASAAPTVCQLYKEIWADGGGRSGWSAGQWEKELSPKEIRTWVANVADRPVGFAEVGWQRNGHVVIVVIGVIPEFQGRGIGGDFVSRITALAWRPPTTRVWLWTVPDEHPHTVPNYLSRGFRVTDRGNEAD